One Phoenix dactylifera cultivar Barhee BC4 chromosome 8, palm_55x_up_171113_PBpolish2nd_filt_p, whole genome shotgun sequence genomic window carries:
- the LOC103721125 gene encoding prohibitin-3, mitochondrial-like, with the protein MAAGGGQAAASFLTNLARAAIGLGVGASLVNASLYTVDGGERAVLFDRFRGVLDETVGEGTHFLIPWLQKPYIFDIRTRPHTFTSKSGTKDLQMVNLTLRLLSRPDVPRLPTIFTSLGTEYDEKVLPSIGNEVLKAVVAQFNADQLLTERPHVSALVRDALVRRARDFNIVLDDVAITHLSYGAEFSQAVEKKQVAQQEAERSKFLVARAEQERRAAVIRAEGESEAAKLISDATAAVGTGILELRRIEAAREIAATLSRSPNVVYLPGGNNMLLGLNPTNMVQGR; encoded by the coding sequence atggcggccggcggcgggcAGGCGGCGGCGTCGTTCCTGACGAACTTGGCCCGGGCGGCGATAGGCCTCGGCGTCGGCGCCAGCCTGGTGAATGCGTCCCTCTACACCGTGGACGGCGGCGAGCGCGCCGTCCTTTTTGACCGGTTCCGGGGAGTCCTCGACGAGACTGTCGGCGAGGGAACCCACTTCCTGATCCCCTGGCTCCAGAAGCCCTACATCTTCGACATCCGCACCCGCCCCCACACCTTCACCTCCAAGTCCGGCACCAAGGACCTCCAGATGGTCAACCTCACTCTCCGCCTCCTCTCCCGCCCCGACGTACCCCGCCTCCCCACCATCTTCACCTCCCTCGGCACCGAGTACGACGAGAAGGTCCTCCCGTCCATCGGCAACGAGGTCCTCAAGGCCGTCGTCGCCCAGTTCAACGCCGACCAGCTCCTCACCGAGCGGCCCCACGTCTCCGCCCTCGTCCGCGACGCCCTCGTCCGCCGTGCCCGCGACTTCAACATAGTCCTCGACGACGTCGCCATCACCCACCTCTCCTACGGCGCCGAGTTCTCCCAGGCCGTCGAGAAGAAGCAGGTCGCCCAGCAGGAGGCCGAGCGGTCCAAGTTCCTCGTGGCGCGCGCGGAGCAGGAGCGCCGGGCTGCGGTCATCCGTGCCGAGGGAGAGAGCGAGGCTGCCAAGCTCATCTCTGATGCCACCGCTGCTGTCGGCACGGGGATTCTCGAGCTCAGGAGGATCGAGGCTGCAAGGGAGATCGCTGCCACCCTCTCCAGGTCGCCCAATGTTGTCTACCTTCCTGGCGGGAACAACATGCTGCTCGGTCTCAACCCCACGAACATGGTGCAGGGCCGGTGA